The following proteins are encoded in a genomic region of Burkholderia gladioli:
- a CDS encoding PepSY-associated TM helix domain-containing protein, which translates to MSMAPNPTTQHAANQGAKSDMKPEAKPGAKRAAPKPRGVRQSMSDLHTWAGLLCGWILYAMFLTGTVSYFKDEISQWMRPELAHQQHTPDPAEVARRVVGTMATLAPQSTQWGITLPTDRSNVASAFWRLTPAEMDKGRFFGEAAFDPGSGRVTAARDTLGGEFFYRFHFQFYYMSPIWGRWIAGFCAMFMLVAIVSGVITHKKIFVDFFTFRWGKGQRSWLDAHNVLSVFGLPFHLMITYTGLVTLMTLYMPWGNQLASRTPGEQAALNAQISAFIQPAAPSGRAAPLAPVDAMVRVAQARWGEHGVGMVTVVNPGDAIARVAVARAEAGRVSSSPQYLVFDGATGKLAEVHDRVGGAAETRGVFYALHLGRFSDLQLRWLYFIVSLAGTAMVGTGLVMWTVKRRQQLPDPTRPYFGFRLVERLNIASIAGLSIAMTAYLWGNRLLPLDLPHRQDGEIKLFFAVWGMALLYALLRPARRAWIELLWLAAGLLALLPVLNALTTARPFWRSVAEGDWVFAGFDLMMWAFAALHALLAIRVSRHRGRARAAGKGGAAGKAGSRAPAAKPDEERL; encoded by the coding sequence AGGGCGCGAAATCGGACATGAAGCCGGAAGCGAAACCGGGCGCGAAGCGCGCCGCCCCCAAGCCGCGCGGCGTGCGCCAGAGCATGTCGGACCTGCATACCTGGGCCGGGCTGCTGTGCGGCTGGATTCTCTACGCGATGTTCCTGACCGGCACCGTCAGCTACTTCAAGGACGAGATCTCGCAATGGATGCGCCCCGAACTGGCGCACCAGCAGCACACGCCCGACCCGGCCGAGGTGGCCAGGCGGGTGGTCGGCACCATGGCCACGCTGGCGCCGCAAAGCACGCAATGGGGCATCACGCTGCCGACCGATCGCAGCAACGTGGCGAGCGCGTTCTGGCGGCTCACGCCGGCCGAGATGGACAAGGGGCGCTTCTTCGGCGAGGCCGCCTTCGATCCGGGCAGCGGCCGCGTCACCGCCGCGCGCGACACGCTGGGCGGCGAATTCTTTTACCGCTTCCATTTCCAGTTCTATTACATGTCGCCGATCTGGGGCCGCTGGATCGCCGGCTTCTGCGCGATGTTCATGCTGGTGGCGATCGTCAGCGGCGTGATCACGCACAAGAAGATCTTCGTCGACTTCTTCACCTTCCGCTGGGGCAAGGGCCAGCGTTCCTGGCTCGACGCGCACAACGTGCTGTCGGTGTTCGGCCTGCCGTTCCACCTGATGATCACCTACACGGGCCTGGTCACGCTGATGACCCTGTACATGCCCTGGGGTAACCAGCTCGCGAGCAGGACGCCCGGCGAGCAGGCCGCGTTGAACGCGCAGATCAGCGCCTTCATCCAGCCGGCCGCGCCGAGCGGCCGGGCGGCGCCGCTCGCGCCGGTCGACGCGATGGTGCGCGTCGCGCAGGCGCGCTGGGGCGAGCACGGGGTGGGCATGGTGACGGTGGTCAACCCCGGCGACGCGATCGCGCGCGTGGCGGTGGCGCGCGCCGAGGCCGGGCGCGTGTCCTCGAGCCCGCAATACCTGGTATTCGACGGCGCTACCGGCAAGCTGGCCGAGGTGCACGACCGGGTGGGCGGCGCGGCCGAGACGCGCGGCGTGTTCTACGCGCTGCACCTGGGCCGCTTCAGCGACCTGCAACTGCGCTGGCTGTACTTCATCGTCAGCCTGGCCGGCACGGCGATGGTCGGCACCGGGCTGGTGATGTGGACCGTCAAGCGCCGCCAGCAACTGCCGGATCCGACGCGGCCGTATTTCGGCTTCCGGCTGGTCGAGCGGCTCAATATCGCCAGCATCGCCGGCCTGTCGATCGCGATGACGGCTTATCTGTGGGGCAACCGCCTGCTGCCGCTGGACCTGCCGCATCGCCAGGACGGCGAGATCAAGCTGTTCTTCGCGGTGTGGGGCATGGCCCTGCTGTACGCGCTGCTGCGGCCGGCGCGGCGCGCCTGGATCGAACTGCTGTGGCTGGCGGCCGGTTTGCTGGCGCTGCTGCCGGTGCTCAACGCGCTGACCACCGCGCGGCCGTTCTGGCGCAGCGTGGCCGAAGGCGATTGGGTATTCGCCGGCTTCGACCTGATGATGTGGGCCTTCGCGGCGCTGCATGCGCTGCTGGCGATCCGCGTGAGCCGCCATCGCGGCCGGGCCCGCGCCGCGGGCAAGGGCGGGGCGGCCGGCAAGGCGGGCTCGCGCGCCCCGGCCGCGAAACCCGACGAGGAGCGACTCTGA
- a CDS encoding DUF3325 family protein: MVPAMLIVCLAAFACLALAMERHQETVFGKVLAAAPTRLLRWLGWLGLLAGLWLAVAARGWALGLVTYSGVTSLAAGIVIGALIVRERRGAAR, from the coding sequence ATGGTGCCCGCGATGCTGATCGTTTGTCTTGCCGCCTTCGCCTGCCTCGCGCTGGCCATGGAGCGGCACCAGGAAACCGTGTTCGGCAAGGTGCTGGCCGCCGCGCCGACGCGCCTGCTGCGCTGGCTTGGCTGGCTCGGCCTGCTCGCCGGGCTGTGGCTGGCGGTGGCGGCGCGCGGCTGGGCGCTGGGGCTGGTGACCTACAGCGGGGTGACGAGCCTCGCCGCCGGAATCGTGATCGGGGCGCTGATCGTTCGCGAGCGGCGGGGCGCGGCGCGTTGA
- a CDS encoding TetR/AcrR family transcriptional regulator, with product MTDTPVRPDRAEGSRAPAGRKSQQRVQDILRAGRDVFAEKGYEHATAAEIAQRVGVSEATVFSYFRGKRELCARVIADWYDENIAAFEAGLPAGAPLREQFAFIVRTHLRLMLVNGTGLCALVLSEGRAKQQMLGDELGELQRRYTAPLMEVLARGRESGQVRQDMPLSLLRSLVFGPIEHVLWDAILGRRTLDTERTADQLIEVLWAALQPPAPAAQALAQFQREVREAMTRMDRQLGGD from the coding sequence ATGACCGATACGCCCGTCAGACCCGATCGCGCCGAGGGCAGCCGCGCGCCCGCCGGCCGCAAGTCGCAGCAGCGCGTGCAGGACATCCTGCGCGCCGGCCGGGATGTGTTCGCCGAGAAGGGGTATGAACATGCGACGGCGGCCGAGATCGCGCAGCGCGTGGGCGTGTCCGAGGCGACCGTGTTCAGCTATTTCCGCGGCAAGCGCGAGCTGTGCGCGCGCGTGATCGCCGATTGGTACGACGAGAACATCGCCGCCTTCGAGGCCGGGCTGCCGGCCGGCGCGCCGCTGCGCGAGCAGTTCGCCTTCATCGTGCGCACCCATTTGCGGCTGATGCTGGTGAACGGCACGGGCTTGTGCGCGCTGGTGCTGTCGGAGGGCCGCGCCAAGCAGCAGATGCTCGGCGACGAGCTGGGCGAGCTGCAGCGCCGCTACACGGCGCCGCTGATGGAGGTGCTGGCGCGCGGCCGCGAATCGGGCCAGGTGCGCCAGGACATGCCGCTGAGCCTGCTGCGCTCGCTGGTGTTCGGGCCGATCGAGCATGTGCTGTGGGATGCGATCCTGGGGCGGCGCACGCTCGATACCGAGCGCACCGCCGACCAGTTGATCGAGGTGCTGTGGGCGGCGCTGCAGCCGCCGGCGCCGGCCGCGCAGGCGCTGGCGCAGTTCCAGCGCGAGGTGCGCGAGGCGATGACGCGCATGGACCGCCAGCTCGGCGGCGATTGA
- a CDS encoding isovaleryl-CoA dehydrogenase — MSNLPGVQFMLGEDIEMLRDAVAAFAAKEIAPRAAEIDRSDQFPMDLWRKFGELGVLGMTVSEEYGGTDLGYTAHMVVMEEISRASASIGLSYGAHSNLCVNQINRNGNEAQKRRYLPKLISGEHIGALAMSEPNAGSDVVSMKLRADKRGGHYVLNGTKMWITNGPDCDTLVVYAKTEPEAGARGMTAFIVEKGMKGFSVAQKLDKLGMRGSHTGELVFQDVEVPEENVLGEVGGGVKVLMSGLDYERAVLAGGPTGIMAACLDAVVPYIHDRKQFGQSIGEFQLIQGKVADMYTNFQACRAYLYAVGRHLDAAGSGHVRQVRKDCAGVILYTAERATWMAGEAIQILGGNGYINEYPVGRLWRDAKLYEIGAGTSEIRRMLIGRELFAETA, encoded by the coding sequence ATGAGCAACCTGCCCGGCGTGCAATTCATGCTTGGAGAGGACATCGAGATGCTGCGCGACGCGGTGGCCGCGTTCGCCGCGAAGGAGATCGCCCCGCGCGCGGCCGAGATCGACCGCAGCGACCAGTTCCCGATGGACCTCTGGCGCAAGTTCGGCGAGCTCGGCGTGCTCGGCATGACGGTGAGCGAGGAATACGGCGGCACCGACCTCGGCTACACCGCCCACATGGTGGTGATGGAGGAAATCTCGCGCGCCTCGGCCTCGATCGGCCTGTCCTACGGCGCCCATTCCAATCTCTGCGTCAACCAGATCAACCGCAACGGCAACGAGGCGCAGAAGCGCCGCTACCTGCCCAAGCTGATCTCCGGCGAGCACATCGGCGCGCTGGCGATGAGCGAGCCGAACGCCGGCTCGGACGTGGTCAGCATGAAGCTGCGCGCCGACAAGCGCGGCGGCCACTACGTGCTGAACGGCACCAAGATGTGGATCACCAACGGCCCCGATTGCGACACCCTGGTGGTCTATGCCAAGACCGAGCCGGAAGCGGGCGCGCGCGGCATGACGGCCTTCATCGTCGAGAAGGGCATGAAGGGCTTCTCGGTGGCGCAGAAGCTCGACAAGCTCGGCATGCGCGGCTCGCACACGGGCGAGCTGGTGTTCCAGGACGTCGAGGTGCCCGAGGAGAACGTGCTGGGCGAGGTGGGCGGCGGCGTGAAGGTGCTGATGAGCGGCCTCGACTACGAGCGCGCGGTGCTGGCGGGCGGCCCGACCGGCATCATGGCGGCCTGCCTCGACGCGGTGGTGCCCTACATCCACGATCGCAAGCAGTTCGGCCAGTCGATCGGCGAGTTCCAGCTGATCCAGGGCAAGGTGGCCGACATGTACACCAACTTCCAGGCCTGCCGCGCCTATCTGTACGCGGTCGGCCGCCATCTCGACGCGGCCGGCAGCGGCCATGTGCGCCAGGTCCGCAAGGACTGCGCCGGGGTGATCCTCTACACCGCCGAGCGCGCCACCTGGATGGCCGGCGAGGCGATCCAGATCCTCGGCGGCAACGGCTACATCAACGAATACCCGGTCGGCCGGCTGTGGCGCGACGCCAAGCTCTACGAGATCGGCGCCGGCACCAGCGAGATCCGCCGCATGCTGATCGGCCGCGAACTGTTCGCCGAAACGGCCTGA